The following proteins are co-located in the Puniceicoccus vermicola genome:
- the nspC gene encoding carboxynorspermidine decarboxylase, translated as MSDIPIHFPTGDELKLILRESDSPSYVMVERAFRENLEKLRRVKDESGATVLLALKGFACRPLLPLVGQYVDGACASSPHEAQLAREEVGGEVHIFAPAYRKEDFEVSLPLVNHVVFNSLSQKDRWIEFAREGNGSIDFGLRVNPEHSEGHTPLYDPCSPGSRLGIRSEELSEASLEGIDGLHFHTLCEHNSDALERTLAVVVEKFGWCFPHLKWINFGGGHHVTRDDYDIDRLIRIVREFREKTGLKVYLEPGEAFGLNTGVLVTTVLDITENHGRNVILDTSVTAHMPDVLEMPYRPEIYGAARPNEKPYTYRLGGLTCLAGDVIGEYSFDQPLEVGDRIVFGDMGHYTMVKNTTFNGIQLPSIAVLRENGEFETARRFGYETFRDRLG; from the coding sequence TTGAGCGATATTCCCATTCACTTTCCGACTGGCGATGAGCTGAAACTCATTCTTCGCGAGTCGGATAGCCCGTCCTACGTCATGGTGGAGAGGGCTTTTCGGGAGAATCTCGAGAAGCTGCGCCGGGTGAAGGACGAGAGTGGGGCGACGGTGTTGCTGGCACTGAAAGGCTTTGCCTGCCGCCCTCTGCTCCCACTCGTTGGACAATATGTCGATGGGGCCTGTGCGAGTTCGCCTCACGAGGCACAACTCGCCCGCGAAGAAGTGGGTGGAGAGGTTCACATCTTTGCGCCGGCCTACCGCAAAGAGGATTTTGAGGTATCCCTGCCCCTGGTGAATCACGTGGTCTTCAACTCGCTGTCGCAAAAGGATCGTTGGATCGAGTTTGCCCGGGAGGGAAATGGTTCCATCGATTTCGGGTTGCGGGTGAATCCTGAACATTCCGAGGGGCACACTCCTCTCTATGATCCGTGCTCACCGGGCTCGCGCTTGGGGATCCGCTCGGAAGAGTTGTCCGAGGCCTCTTTGGAGGGGATCGACGGCCTGCATTTTCACACTCTCTGTGAGCATAATTCTGATGCCTTGGAGAGGACTTTGGCAGTTGTGGTAGAAAAATTTGGCTGGTGCTTTCCTCATCTGAAATGGATCAATTTCGGAGGAGGGCATCACGTCACCCGAGACGATTATGATATTGATCGACTCATCCGGATCGTTCGGGAGTTCCGCGAAAAAACGGGGCTAAAGGTTTACTTGGAGCCGGGCGAGGCCTTCGGCTTGAACACCGGAGTCTTGGTGACCACGGTTCTCGATATCACAGAGAATCACGGTCGCAATGTGATTTTGGATACATCGGTCACGGCGCACATGCCCGATGTCCTCGAAATGCCCTATCGACCCGAAATCTACGGAGCCGCTCGGCCCAATGAGAAGCCCTATACCTATCGTCTCGGGGGGCTGACCTGCCTGGCTGGCGACGTGATCGGAGAATATTCTTTCGATCAACCTCTCGAGGTTGGCGACCGAATCGTATTCGGAGACATGGGTCATTATACCATGGTGAAGAATACCACCTTTAACGGGATTCAGCTTCCCTCCATCGCGGTGCTGCGGGAGAACGGGGAATTCGAAACCGCGCGGCGTTTCGGATACGAGACGTTTCGGGACAGGCTGGGTTAA
- a CDS encoding saccharopine dehydrogenase family protein, with protein MAKVIIIGAGGVGGVVAHKCAQVPEVFEEIVLASRTESKCKAIAAEIGRDVRTAQIDADDVPALTAFLEKEKPDLVINVALPYQDLSIMDACLAAGVNYLDTANYEPPETAKFEYSWQWAYQERFKEKGLMALLGSGFDPGVTNVFTAWMAKHDFEEIHELDIIDANAGNHGMPFATNFNPEINIREVTAPCRHFENGEWVETPALSTKNSFDFPEGIGPMNIYRMYHEELESLTKNIQGLKSARFWMTFSDNYLKHLEVLQNVGMTRIDPVEYQGQQIIPLQFLKAVLPDPASLGPLTKGRTCIGCIADGVRDGERKKVYVYNICNHEDCYKEVKSQAISYTTGVPAMIGAKMMLTGKWSGEGVFNMEQMDPDPFMEDLNQYGLPWTRVEIPV; from the coding sequence ATGGCAAAAGTGATCATTATTGGTGCTGGAGGTGTCGGCGGTGTCGTCGCTCACAAGTGCGCGCAAGTGCCCGAAGTTTTCGAAGAAATCGTTCTGGCTAGCCGCACGGAGTCGAAGTGCAAGGCAATTGCCGCTGAGATTGGCCGCGACGTGCGCACAGCGCAGATCGATGCCGATGACGTCCCGGCTCTGACCGCATTTCTCGAGAAGGAGAAGCCGGATCTGGTGATCAATGTGGCCCTGCCTTATCAGGATCTTTCGATCATGGATGCCTGCCTCGCTGCGGGAGTCAATTACCTCGATACGGCCAACTATGAGCCGCCGGAAACCGCGAAGTTTGAGTATTCTTGGCAGTGGGCATATCAAGAGCGTTTTAAGGAGAAGGGTTTGATGGCACTTCTCGGCTCCGGGTTCGATCCTGGCGTGACCAACGTCTTCACCGCCTGGATGGCGAAGCACGACTTTGAGGAGATTCACGAGCTCGACATCATCGACGCGAATGCGGGCAACCACGGGATGCCCTTCGCGACCAACTTTAATCCCGAGATCAATATCCGCGAGGTCACCGCTCCTTGCCGCCACTTCGAAAATGGGGAGTGGGTCGAGACGCCGGCGCTTTCGACCAAGAATAGCTTCGATTTCCCGGAAGGCATTGGGCCGATGAACATCTACCGGATGTATCACGAAGAGTTGGAGTCTTTGACCAAGAACATCCAAGGCCTGAAATCGGCCCGGTTCTGGATGACTTTTTCCGACAATTATCTGAAGCACCTCGAGGTCTTGCAGAATGTCGGGATGACCCGGATTGATCCGGTCGAGTATCAGGGGCAGCAGATCATTCCTCTCCAGTTCCTCAAAGCCGTCCTTCCCGATCCCGCCAGCCTCGGTCCATTGACCAAAGGGCGCACTTGCATCGGATGTATCGCTGACGGGGTTCGTGACGGAGAGCGCAAAAAGGTCTACGTCTACAACATCTGCAATCACGAGGATTGCTACAAGGAGGTGAAGTCTCAGGCCATCTCCTACACGACTGGCGTCCCGGCAATGATCGGTGCCAAGATGATGCTTACCGGAAAGTGGAGCGGAGAAGGCGTCTTCAACATGGAGCAAATGGATCCGGATCCTTTCATGGAAGACTTGAACCAGTACGGCCTTCCCTGGACTCGCGTGGAGATCCCGGTTTGA
- the speA gene encoding biosynthetic arginine decarboxylase encodes MNSPEMDSQSWTSEDSAALYGVREWSGGYFDVSEEGDVVLCPKGENDGSRLSLPRVVEGLRKRGISMPVLLRFPELLDQQIHELNSGFNEAIEEYSYGGRYRGVYPVKVNQQEQVIDEVCTYGARYGHGLEAGSKAELIAALAYLKNPGDLLICNGYKDERFIELGLYARRIGIDCVFVIETPIEVNLIIETAKRLGIRPKVGVRVRLSSCGSGHWKDSGGDRSVFGLNAGQLMDCIDRFRESGYLDCVQLLHYHLGSQVPDIRDIRTSLTEACRVYVGLIEEGAPMGTLDIGGGLAIDYEGSQSKSGGSRNYTIQEYCRDVIETVKHQMDLSKVDHPTIVSESGRATVAYYSVLLVDVLDVNRFEPDLDESEVPQDAHYLLRNSLEVGRALNDENLQECYNDAFYYRDEIRQLFQAGALGLRDRSLGEKIFWDNLSKIWKLCSQMDEDEVPEELLGLESFLADIYYGNFSLFQSLPDAWAIDQVFPVVPIERLNEEPSRRAILSDITCDCDGKVDRFVESGRIRRTLAVHEPRDQEKYLLGVFLVGAYQETLGDLHNLLGDTHVVSVRMGKGGDFEVDREIEGDSIADVLSYVEYDPKQVSSRFRASVERAVRSGDIDVDERRSIVKTFEDTLRGYTYFEE; translated from the coding sequence ATGAATTCCCCCGAGATGGATTCCCAGTCCTGGACCTCCGAAGACTCTGCCGCCCTTTATGGTGTTCGCGAATGGAGTGGTGGTTATTTTGACGTATCTGAGGAGGGGGATGTGGTCCTCTGTCCTAAAGGGGAGAATGATGGATCCCGCCTTTCTTTGCCGAGGGTGGTAGAGGGATTGCGGAAGCGGGGAATTTCGATGCCCGTTCTCCTGCGGTTTCCCGAATTGCTCGACCAGCAGATTCACGAACTGAATTCAGGATTTAACGAGGCGATCGAAGAATATTCCTACGGAGGAAGATACCGTGGAGTCTACCCGGTTAAGGTGAACCAGCAGGAGCAAGTGATCGACGAGGTCTGCACCTATGGCGCCCGATACGGCCACGGGCTTGAGGCGGGAAGCAAGGCTGAGCTCATTGCCGCTCTTGCCTACCTGAAGAACCCGGGAGATCTCCTCATTTGCAATGGCTACAAGGATGAGCGCTTTATCGAGTTGGGCCTTTACGCCCGCCGAATCGGGATTGACTGCGTTTTCGTCATCGAGACTCCGATCGAGGTCAATCTGATCATCGAGACGGCCAAGCGGTTGGGGATTCGCCCGAAGGTTGGTGTCCGGGTTCGCCTTTCCTCTTGTGGTAGTGGTCACTGGAAGGATTCCGGTGGGGATCGTAGTGTCTTCGGGCTCAACGCCGGTCAGTTGATGGACTGCATTGATCGCTTCCGGGAATCGGGGTATCTCGATTGTGTGCAGCTCCTGCACTATCACTTGGGATCTCAAGTTCCGGATATTCGGGATATCCGTACTTCCCTGACCGAAGCCTGCCGGGTTTACGTCGGGCTGATCGAGGAGGGGGCGCCGATGGGGACGCTCGATATTGGTGGGGGGCTGGCGATCGATTATGAGGGCTCCCAATCAAAGAGTGGAGGCAGTCGGAACTACACGATCCAAGAGTATTGCCGCGACGTTATCGAAACGGTGAAGCACCAGATGGATCTCTCCAAGGTGGATCATCCAACCATCGTGTCGGAGTCCGGCCGGGCGACCGTGGCCTATTATTCCGTCTTGTTGGTCGACGTCCTCGATGTGAATCGTTTTGAGCCGGATCTTGACGAGTCGGAGGTGCCGCAAGATGCGCACTACCTGCTTCGCAATTCTCTGGAGGTTGGCCGCGCCTTGAACGACGAGAATCTGCAGGAGTGTTACAACGATGCCTTCTACTACCGGGACGAGATTCGCCAGCTTTTCCAGGCGGGAGCGCTCGGGCTGCGCGATCGGAGTCTCGGAGAGAAAATTTTTTGGGACAATCTTTCGAAGATTTGGAAGCTTTGTTCGCAAATGGATGAGGACGAGGTGCCGGAGGAGCTTCTCGGGTTGGAGTCTTTCCTCGCCGATATTTACTACGGAAATTTCAGCCTCTTTCAGTCGCTGCCCGATGCCTGGGCGATTGACCAAGTGTTTCCGGTTGTGCCTATTGAGCGTCTCAACGAGGAGCCGAGCCGCCGGGCGATCCTTTCGGACATTACCTGTGATTGTGATGGGAAAGTGGACCGTTTTGTCGAATCGGGCCGCATCCGCCGCACTCTGGCGGTTCACGAACCGCGGGATCAGGAGAAGTATCTGCTCGGGGTCTTCCTCGTTGGAGCGTACCAAGAGACTTTGGGCGATCTGCACAATCTTCTCGGCGATACTCATGTAGTGAGCGTGAGAATGGGGAAGGGCGGCGATTTTGAAGTGGACCGCGAAATTGAAGGCGACTCCATTGCCGACGTTCTTTCTTACGTCGAATACGACCCGAAGCAGGTTTCTTCGCGTTTTCGTGCGTCGGTTGAGCGGGCGGTGCGCTCGGGAGATATCGATGTCGATGAGCGGCGTTCGATCGTGAAGACTTTCGAGGATACGCTGCGCGGTTACACTTACTTCGAAGAGTAG
- a CDS encoding AEC family transporter, whose protein sequence is MTGSFLGILGVTLPVFLLVGLGIFLRKSNLLPAEAESPLMRVIVTIFYPALILGAVGPTPAVENVGVVGVSIATGFLTVLLGFGVAWICAPMFRLKLGKGRRAFSFTTGIYNYGYLPIPLVFAFYGQNDGTLAILFVHNVGVDLAFWTVGVLILQGIFNREGFRRVINPPLIALVLALVLNYSGIYATLPNWVEQFLEYLAEIAVPMGIILAGCAIGGLLTRDAFRSGWNVVTGACLLRLGLLPVFFLAAAYFLPLPVELKRVVAIQAAMPAGLFPVVVTGFYGGRQDVAVRVVVSTLLVSVITTPLWLQVAMNLVGNQ, encoded by the coding sequence ATGACCGGCTCTTTTCTTGGAATACTGGGGGTGACCCTCCCCGTGTTCCTTCTGGTCGGCTTGGGGATCTTCCTCCGCAAGAGCAACCTCCTGCCCGCTGAGGCGGAGAGCCCTCTGATGCGGGTGATCGTCACCATCTTTTACCCGGCGTTGATTCTGGGTGCGGTGGGGCCGACGCCTGCCGTGGAAAATGTAGGAGTCGTCGGGGTGTCGATCGCGACGGGTTTTCTCACCGTTCTTCTCGGCTTTGGTGTCGCATGGATCTGCGCTCCGATGTTCCGGTTGAAACTGGGCAAGGGCCGCCGCGCATTCTCCTTCACCACCGGAATTTACAATTACGGCTACCTGCCGATTCCGTTGGTCTTTGCCTTTTACGGGCAAAATGACGGGACCTTGGCCATCCTCTTCGTGCACAACGTCGGCGTGGACCTTGCCTTTTGGACGGTCGGCGTCCTGATCCTTCAGGGAATTTTCAATCGCGAAGGTTTTCGGCGCGTCATCAATCCGCCTCTCATCGCCCTCGTTCTCGCTCTCGTCCTCAACTACTCGGGAATTTACGCCACCTTGCCGAACTGGGTAGAGCAGTTTCTCGAATATCTCGCCGAGATTGCCGTCCCGATGGGAATCATTCTCGCAGGCTGTGCGATCGGTGGACTCCTCACCCGCGATGCGTTTCGCTCCGGCTGGAATGTCGTGACCGGTGCTTGCTTGCTGCGATTGGGGTTACTCCCGGTTTTCTTTCTGGCTGCCGCCTATTTTCTCCCTCTTCCCGTCGAACTGAAACGGGTCGTTGCCATCCAAGCGGCGATGCCTGCCGGTTTGTTTCCCGTTGTCGTGACCGGGTTTTACGGAGGGCGTCAGGATGTGGCGGTCCGAGTGGTCGTTTCCACCTTGCTGGTGTCAGTGATCACCACACCGCTTTGGTTGCAGGTGGCGATGAACTTGGTTGGGAATCAATAG
- a CDS encoding sulfate adenylyltransferase subunit 1, producing MSTDDGYMDMDLLRFTTAGSVDDGKSTLIGRLMYDTKTIFEDQLEAIERSSHQRGDANVNLALLTDGLRAEREQGITIDVAYRYFATPKRKFIIADTPGHIQYTRNMVTGASTANLAIILIDARKGVIEQTCRHSFIASLLRIEHVVLCINKMDLVDYSEERYNEIVKQFSDFASRLDIKEMTFIPISALHGDNVVRRSENMPWYEGSPLLYHLETVYIGSDANHVDARFPVQWVIRPHSEKYHDYRGYGGRIAGGVFKPGDEVTVLPSGFSSKIRSIDRFEEEVDEAFSPMSVAIRLENEIDISRGDMIVKPNNQPQVSQDIDAMICWFSSDNTLQTRGKYIIRHTTKTAKAMVKGIKYKVDINNLHKIESDLNIGMNDIARVQLRTSEPLFFDSYGRNRFTGSFILIDEFTNKTVAAGMIR from the coding sequence ATGTCTACTGACGACGGATACATGGATATGGACCTCCTGCGGTTTACGACTGCAGGGAGTGTCGACGATGGTAAGAGCACGCTCATTGGGCGGCTCATGTACGATACCAAGACGATCTTTGAAGATCAGTTGGAGGCGATCGAACGCAGCAGCCACCAGCGGGGGGACGCCAATGTCAATTTGGCCCTTCTCACAGATGGATTGCGGGCCGAGCGGGAGCAGGGGATCACGATCGACGTGGCCTATCGCTACTTCGCGACTCCCAAGCGCAAGTTCATCATCGCGGACACCCCGGGGCACATTCAATACACCCGGAACATGGTGACGGGGGCCTCGACCGCAAATCTGGCGATCATCCTCATTGATGCCCGCAAGGGAGTGATCGAGCAAACTTGCCGCCACTCCTTCATCGCTTCGCTTCTTCGTATCGAGCACGTGGTCCTCTGCATCAACAAGATGGACCTCGTCGACTATTCGGAAGAACGCTACAACGAAATCGTGAAGCAGTTCTCCGACTTTGCGTCGCGGCTGGACATCAAGGAGATGACCTTCATCCCCATCAGTGCTTTGCATGGAGACAATGTGGTCCGTCGTTCCGAGAACATGCCTTGGTATGAAGGCTCACCGCTTCTCTACCATTTGGAGACGGTCTATATCGGTTCGGATGCGAATCACGTCGATGCCCGCTTCCCGGTTCAATGGGTGATCCGCCCGCATTCCGAGAAGTATCACGATTATCGGGGGTATGGTGGTCGCATCGCCGGCGGGGTTTTCAAGCCCGGCGACGAGGTTACGGTGTTGCCCTCCGGTTTCTCTTCGAAAATCCGCTCAATTGATCGATTCGAAGAGGAAGTCGATGAAGCCTTTTCGCCGATGTCCGTCGCGATCCGTCTCGAGAACGAGATCGACATCAGTCGGGGCGACATGATCGTGAAGCCGAATAACCAGCCGCAGGTGAGTCAGGACATTGACGCCATGATTTGCTGGTTCTCTTCGGATAACACTCTGCAGACCCGCGGGAAGTACATCATCCGCCACACGACGAAGACGGCGAAGGCGATGGTCAAGGGGATCAAGTACAAGGTAGACATCAACAATCTGCACAAGATTGAGTCGGATCTGAACATTGGGATGAACGACATCGCCCGTGTCCAGCTCCGCACTTCGGAGCCCTTGTTCTTCGATTCATACGGACGCAATCGCTTCACGGGAAGTTTCATCCTGATCGACGAGTTCACGAACAAGACCGTGGCTGCCGGAATGATCCGGTAA
- the cysD gene encoding sulfate adenylyltransferase subunit CysD, whose amino-acid sequence MSVSYKIRHLEQLESEAIFVLRETAAQFERPVILFSGGKDSIVVARLAQKAFWPARPPMPFMHVDTGHNFPETIEFRDQFIKDIGGQLIVASVQDSIDQGRAVEEKGPNASRNALQTVTLLDAIEENRFDAAVGGARRDEEKARAKERFFSHRDEFGQWDPKNQRPELWNLFNARKSQGEHFRVFPLSNWTEMDVWQYILREEIPIPSIYFSHEREVIEREGVLLANNEFLTLRDDEKPEKRIVRFRTVGDATCTGAVESTADTLEKIIEEVASARQTERGGRADDKRSESAMEDRKKEGYF is encoded by the coding sequence ATGAGTGTCTCTTATAAGATCCGTCATTTGGAGCAGCTTGAATCGGAGGCGATTTTCGTCCTCCGTGAGACTGCTGCCCAGTTCGAGCGGCCGGTAATCCTCTTTTCAGGGGGGAAAGACTCCATCGTGGTCGCACGGCTCGCGCAGAAAGCGTTCTGGCCCGCGCGTCCACCGATGCCGTTCATGCACGTTGATACCGGCCATAATTTCCCGGAAACCATCGAGTTTCGCGACCAGTTCATCAAGGATATCGGCGGACAGCTCATCGTCGCTTCCGTGCAGGATTCGATCGACCAGGGTCGTGCCGTAGAAGAGAAGGGTCCGAATGCTAGCCGCAACGCGCTGCAGACCGTCACTCTCCTGGATGCGATTGAGGAAAATCGGTTCGATGCCGCCGTTGGGGGTGCCCGTCGCGACGAGGAAAAGGCCCGCGCGAAGGAACGTTTCTTCTCCCACCGGGACGAATTTGGCCAGTGGGATCCGAAGAACCAGCGCCCCGAGCTCTGGAATCTTTTCAACGCCCGCAAGTCGCAAGGGGAGCATTTCCGTGTCTTCCCGTTGTCGAATTGGACCGAGATGGATGTGTGGCAATACATCCTCCGCGAAGAGATTCCGATCCCATCGATCTACTTCTCTCACGAGCGTGAGGTGATCGAGCGGGAAGGTGTTCTTCTCGCCAACAACGAGTTTCTCACTCTCCGAGATGACGAGAAGCCCGAGAAGCGCATCGTCCGTTTCCGGACCGTGGGCGACGCCACCTGCACCGGTGCGGTGGAGTCGACTGCTGACACTTTGGAAAAGATTATCGAGGAAGTTGCCTCGGCTCGTCAGACTGAGCGCGGTGGCCGCGCCGACGACAAGCGTTCCGAATCGGCGATGGAAGATCGTAAAAAGGAAGGGTATTTTTGA
- the cysC gene encoding adenylyl-sulfate kinase: protein MSQENIHPVFDRLLGRDDKQRLLGQRSVVVWLYGLSGSGKSTIANLVERALHEDGRMTQILDGDNIRSGLNQNLGFSDEDRLENIRRISEVAKLLKEAGVVTLASFITPKKELREMARSIVGAEDFIEVYVKASFEECARRDVKGLYAKAAQGGVKQFTGKDSGFEEPEGGNVIILDTESESAEDSAKRLLTILRERVQPTVS, encoded by the coding sequence ATGTCTCAGGAGAATATTCATCCCGTCTTCGACCGTCTTTTGGGACGGGATGATAAGCAACGACTGCTCGGACAACGATCAGTAGTCGTCTGGCTCTACGGTCTCTCCGGTTCCGGTAAGAGCACCATTGCCAATCTAGTCGAACGCGCTCTGCACGAAGACGGGAGAATGACTCAGATTCTCGACGGGGATAATATCCGCAGTGGGCTGAATCAGAATTTGGGCTTCTCCGATGAGGATCGGTTGGAAAACATTCGCCGGATCTCCGAAGTCGCCAAGCTCCTGAAGGAAGCTGGTGTCGTGACCTTGGCTTCGTTTATCACCCCGAAGAAGGAGCTTCGGGAGATGGCTCGTTCGATTGTCGGGGCCGAAGATTTTATCGAAGTCTACGTCAAAGCCTCTTTCGAGGAGTGTGCCCGACGGGATGTCAAAGGGCTCTACGCCAAGGCTGCGCAAGGTGGCGTGAAGCAATTTACGGGGAAGGATTCCGGATTTGAAGAGCCTGAGGGCGGAAACGTCATCATTCTCGATACCGAATCGGAATCCGCCGAAGACTCCGCCAAGCGTTTGCTCACGATTCTTCGCGAGCGAGTCCAGCCAACTGTTTCATAG
- a CDS encoding CTP synthase: MAKSGAPAGKFIFVTGGVVSSLGKGLTSAALGALLEQRGFSVRIQKFDPYLNVDPGTMSPFQHGEVYVLDDGAETDLDLGHYERFTSGNLSRFNNLTSGQIYESVIQKERRGDYLGKTVQVIPHVTNEIKERIYAAGEDVDILITEIGGTIGDIEGLPFLEAMRQFSLEIGHENRLFIHVTLLPYLKAAGELKSKPSQMSVAKLREIGIQPDILICRTEEAIPGELRQKLSLFCNVPQSAVVEEQDVESSIYELPLMLQRENLDTLVVKGLHLPDERPGMAVWQDVVRRLKYPQTQVRIGVVGKYIELQDAYKSVYESLTHGGIANDCGIEVVRVDSETLEGEFPEEFKNLDGILVPGGFGDRGIEGKIEAVRLARENGIPYLGLCLGMQVAVIEYARNVLGLEGANSTEFDAKAEHPVIDLMEEQRGMTVKGASMRLGAYDCELVEGSNAAKAYGAPMVRERHRHRFEYNNAYRDQLTEAGLAVAGRNPERDLVEIVEVEDHPWFVGVQFHPEFQSKPNSAHPLFAAFVKAAIARKSAKNEK, from the coding sequence ATGGCAAAATCAGGCGCGCCCGCTGGGAAATTTATTTTTGTAACTGGAGGAGTGGTATCCTCTCTAGGGAAGGGGCTGACGTCGGCTGCTTTAGGGGCGTTGCTTGAGCAACGCGGCTTTTCCGTGAGAATCCAGAAGTTCGATCCATACCTGAATGTCGACCCGGGCACGATGAGCCCGTTTCAGCACGGTGAGGTCTATGTCTTGGACGATGGAGCCGAGACGGATCTGGATCTCGGGCACTACGAGCGTTTCACCTCCGGCAATCTTTCCCGTTTCAATAACCTGACCTCCGGTCAGATCTACGAATCAGTGATTCAGAAGGAGCGTCGTGGAGATTACCTCGGGAAGACCGTGCAGGTGATCCCTCACGTGACCAACGAGATTAAAGAACGCATCTACGCGGCCGGCGAGGATGTGGATATCCTCATCACCGAGATTGGTGGAACGATTGGGGATATCGAGGGGCTACCTTTCCTGGAAGCGATGCGCCAGTTCTCGCTGGAGATTGGCCACGAGAACCGTCTCTTCATTCATGTGACCCTCCTGCCTTACCTGAAGGCGGCTGGCGAGTTAAAGAGCAAGCCGAGCCAAATGAGTGTGGCGAAGTTGCGCGAGATTGGGATTCAACCCGATATTCTTATCTGCCGGACCGAGGAAGCCATTCCGGGTGAACTTCGTCAGAAGCTCAGTCTTTTCTGCAACGTTCCGCAATCGGCCGTCGTCGAGGAGCAGGACGTGGAGTCCTCGATCTACGAGCTTCCCCTGATGTTGCAGCGCGAAAATTTGGATACCCTGGTCGTCAAAGGACTGCACCTTCCGGATGAACGTCCGGGAATGGCGGTCTGGCAGGATGTGGTTCGCCGCTTGAAGTATCCGCAAACCCAGGTTCGCATCGGGGTGGTTGGGAAATATATCGAGCTGCAGGACGCTTATAAGTCTGTTTACGAGTCGCTCACCCACGGCGGGATCGCCAATGACTGCGGTATCGAAGTGGTCCGGGTCGATTCCGAGACGCTCGAGGGTGAGTTCCCCGAAGAATTTAAGAATTTGGATGGGATTTTGGTTCCGGGTGGATTTGGTGATCGCGGCATCGAAGGAAAGATCGAAGCCGTGCGTCTCGCCCGCGAGAACGGCATACCCTACCTAGGCCTTTGCCTCGGAATGCAGGTCGCCGTCATCGAGTATGCTCGCAACGTTCTCGGACTCGAGGGTGCGAACAGCACGGAGTTTGACGCCAAGGCCGAGCACCCGGTTATCGACCTCATGGAAGAGCAGCGGGGGATGACGGTAAAAGGCGCCTCCATGCGCCTCGGAGCCTATGACTGCGAACTCGTCGAGGGGTCGAATGCCGCCAAAGCTTACGGAGCCCCGATGGTACGGGAACGCCACCGCCACCGTTTCGAGTACAACAACGCCTACCGGGATCAACTCACCGAGGCTGGTCTCGCCGTCGCCGGGCGCAATCCCGAGCGGGACCTGGTCGAGATCGTCGAAGTGGAAGATCATCCTTGGTTTGTCGGGGTCCAGTTTCACCCGGAATTCCAGTCGAAGCCGAACTCGGCGCACCCGCTTTTCGCGGCTTTCGTGAAGGCCGCGATCGCGAGGAAATCCGCCAAGAACGAGAAGTAA